Genomic window (Vigna radiata var. radiata cultivar VC1973A chromosome 1, Vradiata_ver6, whole genome shotgun sequence):
ctagtgcaaaacatttagaaatacaaaaatttattgttttgtgCACTTTTACTGCATGGTTATTTTTGGATGTAAAACCTTTTTGAATGTACTGTCTTATGACTTTGGTGTTATGATGAGACTTTTAAgaatcaattttcaaattacTATTCTTCCATTTTAAATCTTTCACTAATTTGTTGGTCATCACCTTTAGTTTAGAATAAAtggattttgtttgtttgagcttCATGTAATATGCATATTGTGTTTTCATACTAGGCTACAAGAACATGTCATGACATACGAAGACAAGTAGTTGTAGACAATGGTAGAGTCAAATTCTCCATCCCCAAAGGTTTTCAAAATCTTAGTATACAAGAACATAGAGACTCTGCATAGCAAGGAATAACAATAATGATGGCAAGGCCACATATAATGGTTGTACCTTACCCAGCACAAGGGCATGTGATTCCTCTAATGGAGCTTTCACTGATCTTAGTCAAACAAGGTATCAAAATAACATTTGTGAACACCAAAGAAAACCATGACAGGATCAAGAGTGCACTCCCAAGTGGGGATGGTTTACTATCTCAAATTTGTCTGGTGTGGATTTCTGATGGATTAGAATCCTCAGAGGAGAAGAAAAGACCTGGAAAATCATCTGGGGCAGTGTTGAAGGTTATGCCAGAGAAAGTTGAAGAGCTAATTGAATGCATCAATGGATCAGAAAGTGAGAAGATCACGTGTGTGCTTGCTGATCAGAGCATTGGATGGGCACTTGATATTGCAGAGAAGAAGGGAATTAGAAGAGCAGCTTTCTGTCCTGCATCAGCAGCACAGTTGGTGTTGGGATTGAGCATTCCAAAGTTTATTCATAATGGAATCATAGACAAAGATGGTGAGTTCATACTTTTCAgatattatttgtttcttttctttttcaatgacATTACTTACACAAATCAAGCTACTCAAAGAGTTTCATGAGTAATCAAGTAGTATCATGCATATTTATGAAGTCAAGAAAACAGTATTACTTATATGTAACACTCCTTTAATTATGAAGAATTTCCAACACTTGTGAACTTCataaattgatgttttataAGCTGCAATTAGCATTGGCTTAGCATAAAAATGTGCTCATAAACCCTGAAATGAAACCAGAATCAGCATATTGACTTAGTGAGTTTGAGAAGGATGGTAAAAGAGGTTGTGAGTTCAATTACTTTCACTAACATAATACTGACAAGTAACatatttccataaaaaaaaaaaatcatactcaTTAGTATTCATGTCTTACTCAGCAATTTAATTATCCAGGAACTCCATTGGAAAAGCAAGTCATTCAACTAGCCCCTACAATGCCAAGTGTAAGTACAGAAAAGCTTGTCTGGGTTTGTGTGGGAAACAAGACCACTCAGAGGCATATTTTCCAACTCATGGTAAAGAACATAGAGTCCATGAAGAAAACTGAGTGGCTGCTTTGCAATTCATCTCATGAACTTGAGTCTGCAGCAATTTCTATGGCTCCAGAGATCATACCTATAGGGCCACTTCTGTCATGCGATCAACTTGGCCACTCTGCAGGCAATTTCTGGCCACAAGACCTATCTTGTTTGAAATGGCTAGACCAACAATCACCAAACTCAGTAATATATGTTGCATTTGGAAGCTTTACAAAGTTTAGTCCTCCCCAGTTCCAAGAACTTTGTTTTGCTCTTGAACTTTGCAACAGACCTTTCCTTTGGGTTGTGCAACCAGAAGAATCAAAAATTGCATATCCAGAAGGTTTTGTAGAAAGGGTGGTGGAACGTGGAAGAGTGGTGGGTTGGTCACCACAGAAGAAAATTTTGATCCATCCTTCAGTTGCCTGCTTCATAAGTCACTGTGGTTGGAACTCCATACTGGAAAGTGTCAGCAATGGGATCCCAGTCTTGTGTTGGCCTTACTTTGCTGATCAATTCCTAAACAAGAGCTATGTTTGTGATGTTTGGAAGGTGGGATTGGGACTTGAACCAAATGAGAGTGGCATGATCACACAAGGTGAAATCCAAAGCAAAATCcatcaaatttttaaagatGAACAATTGAAATCAAGGGCTAGAGATTTCAAGGAGAAGATTCAAATTGGCACTGGACAAGGTGGTCTGTCAAACAAAAATCTAGACAGCTTCATCAGCTGGATAAAAGGTTGAAAGAGTTAAAAGTTAACAGCATTTGCTATTAATGTAATACAATCATGGTTGCTTTCAGAATCCTTTTCTTCCCCCTTCTGTGTTTCTGTCTGTGTTCCTTTCCAATGacattctcttttttcttagttcagttgtattataataataaaatcccAGAGACATGTTATCATCATGTACATGCCATAATTTTTAACCATGAACTCACCTGCTAAATGTTATGGATACTGAAATTTATGCACTTACTGGTGTGAAAATCCCTCTCACtgctaaataatattaaatctaaGTGAAACTGAAAATCTGTCAAGTAGCATCTATTTGAATTCCATAAGATTCTGATGTTTATGCCCCTGACACTCTTGCAGCATTGGCTTTCATATAAATTGCTGTCTTTGCTTCTTTAAGAATTCAACtttattctcttctcatttCTAAAACATGTAcatcatccttttttttttttgttctctaATACCTACCTATC
Coding sequences:
- the LOC106757505 gene encoding UDP-glycosyltransferase 83A1-like, whose amino-acid sequence is MARPHIMVVPYPAQGHVIPLMELSLILVKQGIKITFVNTKENHDRIKSALPSGDGLLSQICLVWISDGLESSEEKKRPGKSSGAVLKVMPEKVEELIECINGSESEKITCVLADQSIGWALDIAEKKGIRRAAFCPASAAQLVLGLSIPKFIHNGIIDKDGTPLEKQVIQLAPTMPSVSTEKLVWVCVGNKTTQRHIFQLMVKNIESMKKTEWLLCNSSHELESAAISMAPEIIPIGPLLSCDQLGHSAGNFWPQDLSCLKWLDQQSPNSVIYVAFGSFTKFSPPQFQELCFALELCNRPFLWVVQPEESKIAYPEGFVERVVERGRVVGWSPQKKILIHPSVACFISHCGWNSILESVSNGIPVLCWPYFADQFLNKSYVCDVWKVGLGLEPNESGMITQGEIQSKIHQIFKDEQLKSRARDFKEKIQIGTGQGGLSNKNLDSFISWIKG